The following are from one region of the Rattus rattus isolate New Zealand chromosome 13, Rrattus_CSIRO_v1, whole genome shotgun sequence genome:
- the Znf703 gene encoding zinc finger protein 703 yields the protein MSDSPAGSNPRTPESSGSGGSGGGGKRPAVPAVVSLLPPADPLRQANRLPIRVLKMLSAHTGHLLHPEYLQPLSSTPVSPIELDAKKSPLALLAQTCSQIGKPDPPPSSKLNSVAAAAANGLGSEKDPSRSAPGAASAAAALKQLGDSPAEDKSSFKPYSKGSGGGDSRKDGGSSSVSSTTSSSSSSPGDKAGFRVPSAACPPFPPHGAAVSTSSNSSSPGGSRGGSPHHSDCKNGSGGAGGGGELDKKDQEAKPSPEPAAGSRGSSGDSAHGGPEATASGRKSEPPSALVGAGHVAPVSPYKPGHSVFPLPPSSIGYHGSIVGAYAGYPSQFVPGLDPSKSGLVGGQLSGGLGLPPGKPPSSSPLTGASPPSFLQGLCRDPYCLGGYHSASHLGGSSCSTCSAHDPAGPSLKASGYPLVYPGHPLQPAALSSSAAQAALPGHPLYTYGFMLQNEPLPHSCNWVAASGPCDKRFATSEELLSHLRTHTALPGAEKLLAAYPGASSLGSAAAAAAAAASCHLHLPPPAAPGSPGSLSLRSPHTLGLSRYHPYGKSHLSTAGGLAVPSLPTAGPYYSPYALYGQRLASASALGYQ from the exons ATGAGCGATTCGCCCGCTGGATCTAACCCAAGGACACCCGAaagcagcggcagcggcggcagcggcggcggcgggaaGAGGCCGGCGGTGCCGGCAGTGGTGTCCCTCCTGCCCCCGGCGGACCCCCTGCGCCAGGCGAACCGGCTCCCTATCAGGGTCCTGAAGATGCTGAGCGCTCACACCGGTCACCTCCTGCACCCGGAGTACCTGCAACCGCTGTCCTCCACTCCCGTCAGCCCCATTGAG CTGGACGCCAAGAAGAGTCCTTTGGCTCTGCTAGCCCAGACCTGCTCGCAGATCGGCAAGCCCGACCCGCCGCCCTCGTCCAAGCTCAACTccgtggcggcggcggcggccaaCGGGCTGGGATCCGAGAAAGACCCGAGCCGCTCCGCCCCCGGCGCCGCCTCCGCGGCCGCGGCGCTCAAGCAGCTGGGGGACTCCCCGGCGGAGGACAAGTCCAGCTTCAAGCCCTACTCTAAGGGCTCCGGCGGCGGCGACTCCCGCAAAGACGGTGGCTCCTCGTCGGTGTCCTCCACCACCTCTTCGTCCTCCTCGTCCCCCggagacaaggctggcttcaggGTCCCCAGCGCCGCCTGCCCTCCCTTTCCCCCGCATGGAGCAGCGGTCTCCACCTCGTCAAACTCGTCTTCGCCGGGCGGCTCCCGCGGAGGTTCCCCACACCACTCAGACTGCAAGAACGGCAGCGGCGGGGCCGGCGGCGGCGGGGAACTGGACAAGAAAGACCAGGAAGCCAAACCCAGTCCCGAGCCAGCCGCTGGGAGCCGAGGCAGCAGCGGGGACTCGGCTCACGGTGGCCCGGAGGCCACCGCATCAGGGCGCAAGTCCGAGCCGCCCTCCGCCCTGGTGGGGGCGGGCCACGTGGCCCCAGTGTCACCCTACAAACCAGGCCACTCGGTGTTTCCACTACCGCCCTCCAGCATCGGTTATCACGGCTCCATCGTGGGCGCCTACGCCGGCTACCCGTCTCAGTTCGTGCCTGGCCTGGATCCTAGCAAGTCTGGTTTAGTGGGAGGTCAGCTGTCCGGGGGCCTGGGCCTGCCACCGGGCAAGCCCCCCAGCTCCAGCCCGCTCACCGGGGCCTCCCCGCCCTCCTTCCTGCAGGGATTATGCCGTGACCCCTACTGCCTAGGAGGCTACCACAGCGCCTCGCACCTCGGCGGCTCTAGCTGCTCCACTTGCAGCGCGCACGATCCGGCCGGGCCCAGCCTTAAGGCCAGTGGCTACCCTCTGGTGTACCCCGGGCACCCCTTGCAACCTGCGGCGCTCTCCTCCAGCGCCGCCCAGGCCGCGCTCCCGGGCCATCCTCTCTACACCTATGGCTTCATGCTGCAGAATGAACCGCTGCCACACAGCTGCAATTGGGTGGCGGCCAGCGGGCCCTGCGACAAGCGCTTTGCCACTTCCGAGGAGCTGCTCAGCCATCTACGGACTCACACAGCCCTGCCGGGCGCAGAGAAACTTCTGGCCGCCTACCCGGGGGCCTCGAGCTTGGGCAGTGCCGCAGCAGCCGCTGCAGCCGCGGCCTCTTGTCATCTGCATCTCCCCCCGCCTGCTGCCCCAGGCAGCCCCGGGTCGCTGTCATTGAGGAGTCCACACACTTTGGGGCTAAGCCGATACCACCCCTATGGCAAGAGCCACTTATCTACAGCTGGGGGCCTGGCAGTGCCGTCCCTTCCCACAGCCGGACCCTACTACTCGCCATATGCACTGTATGGACAGAGGCTAGCTTCCGCCTCGGCGCTTGGATACCAGTAA